The following is a genomic window from Bactrocera tryoni isolate S06 chromosome 2, CSIRO_BtryS06_freeze2, whole genome shotgun sequence.
CGGGAAGCAGTTCAGACCTTCCCTAACCGAATTAATCTTGAAACGGAACTGTACAACTCACCTGATTATGAAgaataaaaagacaaaaataaatttctcttAAACAAATAATGGCTTTCATTATTTTCGCGTCACTTAAAAatacataacaataaaatatttacacataataTCAGCATACATATAAAGGTcaactttataaatatatacgtatttattacaatatacaaaattgtggtttttctttataaaacgTCCATGATATGATTTACTGATTCTGCTTCACCCATTTCCTGTTCCAAAATTTTAGCAATTCTTCGCATGCGTCTATATTTTCGACAAGCGATAGTGTTTCGTTCACGGGCAAGTCGCTGCTCCGCCGATTCTTCCTTCTTCGGGCGATGGCGTACCATATTCGGCCGATACTTTAATATATGTTCTAACTTAAATGCGGAAGAcatcattttaattttcttttcagaTGCTGTTAACTTTTCGGCTAGATATTCGATAGATTTGCGCTTAGTAGAGTTGCCGGAGGACGGCGTCGCCTCTGGCAACAATGGTTTTGTCGCGGTGGGTGCTGGTGAAGAAGGCTTGGTAAAGATAGTTGGCTGGACAGCTTGTTGCGGTCGAGGATTTTCGGTGACCTTGGCTTGATTTTTGGGTTCATTGTAGTATTGAGGTGTTGTTGAGACAACTTGAACTTCTGGATAGAATGTTTTGTTAACCTTATTTGCTTGGGTTACCAGCGCGTTCATTGTGGTGCTATCCGGGAAACTCTTGGATCTTGGCATCCCTGCACACTCTTTAGGCTGATGTGCCCTTGTCGGTGATGGAGGTGCTGATGTGGTTACGTTTGACCAAGGCTGCGCGACGTTTGTATGATAGTATTGACCTGCTGTTGAATTCGTTGGGAGTGCGGTGTAAGGTAGCATGAAACCCGGCTGGGCAATTCCTGGCTGTGCTGGTATAAGCACCTGTCGTTGGGCGTGTAACATATTCATCATTGGTATTGTATATTGGCTAGTGGGTCGGTAATTTGGTGGATACGCAGGCACATACGGCGGTTGAGCATAGAGCAGCCTCCTGTCCATGGTATAGTCTCCATAGCGTTGGTCAAATGGTGAGTTCGGTGGTGTGAGTGACGGTGGCGAGATAGGAATAGCATTTGCATAAACCATTGATTGTTGTATGGCTGCCATACTTGATGGCGGAATGGCCGTTGTTGCACGTACCCTTTTCACATTATTAGAGGTCGTCGGTGGATCGTTTAAGTCTACCACCTTCTGTACTGGGTATCCCAAATGTTGGTCTAGAAGCGTGTCCTTTACCTGTTCTACCTGCGATTGACGAGAATTAGTTTCCTCATTGACCCATGGACGAAAAAATGTGGAAGATTTCGACTTATTTACCATTTTGTCCTTTGGAGAGCATTGCTCATGGATGGTCTTGCCTTTTGAAGAACATCCATTGACAACAGATGAATTGATATTCAAAAATTGCTTCATTTTCGGTTATTGTGGTTTTGATTTTGCGACTTATTCCTGCTGAATTAGTTTTAAGGAATGACACTGAACGGCGACGCGTACAAGGTTTTTATAGCTGAACAGACGGGCTGCTGTGAGATAGCCTAGAACGATGGCAGTGAACATAATTAACGTACCTGCTTCATAATTTTGGTCTAAGGTGATTTAACTTTAATTGAAATAACAATAGAGCCCTAATGAATTTTTAGAAGCCTTCTTTAACATATAATTGTTCATTGCGCAGAAAACAAAGAAACTTTGTGAAAACTTTACCTTCAGCTTTGTTATCTTTCAACCAACACACGCAGGTAGGCGAGACATATCTCCAATGACATAGAATAGATTATTAACACAATATATTTGGTTTCCTCAAGgttttacgaatattttaacGAAAGATCTTTGTATCTGCAATTTTTTACTAACCTATATTCTTTCCTGCACCTTTAAAGCCCACGAGTCAAGGTGCTCggaaaattttcattacaattttgGCCTTTTTCAACGGTCAAcatcaatttaaattaacattttattagaTTTGCAACAATGTTTCTTTTGGATACTTTATCCGATCATTATCAAGTTATCATATAAGTACTTGAGCTTATTTGgcaacataaataataaatatgcatatgggTACAATTAAgcgaaattttctcaaaaaaatatgatatcaataaattttgtcGATTATTCAAAATCTCCATCGATTTTCTCTCTACAGCCATGGCTATATGTGATTacatttcactttcatttaaatttacattttgggaagaaaaagaaattgattATAATAGATATTATAGGATCTTGCTGaatctttaaaaataagtttgtaacggtcaaatatttattacattacTTCATTGAAATCTTCTATTGCACATTTACTGCGGTCAGCTTTAGGTGTGGCATTGAAATCGATTTCTCACAAAACCTACGGAGCAGGTATACAACCGAAGCAGGTAGACGTTTGTTAATGCTTAAAAATTGCACAAGGAATAATGAATATTAGTTAATGATGGGCTATAAAGAATTCTGAAAGGTTCACATCTATCGCGAATATTCGTTAAGGAAGTGTTATAAAAACCCAATTAACTCCAGAACTGTAAGGATTAAcgctaaatgtgtgttttgtATTGGTTATAGGCTTAGGATTTCTACCTACATTACTTTAGGATCGTAAAACTTtctaacaataatttttttttggaatttcctAATGGGTAGCAAACTTGCcggaaaaaatttattgcctCCGTGCTTGTCAAGAAATGTCTGTAAATActcaaatatttctaaaaaatatataaatattaaaaaaaaaacaatttcaatacaatattaaaaaaactatacataatttgtttactcaatatatttatagtaaacattgaaaaaaagtcgtaatttcataaaaaaaacaacttttataaaattatactgACGCTTCACCTTAATGTTTATGAGCCAGAAAGTAGAAACAAGATATTGGAGATCTAAAGATGGAAGCGTAATCTCTACATGGAATTCATATGTGAAGATTTTTGTTACCACGACTTACATTTCATAAACTTATTTTGACGCTCTACCTTAATGTGTATGAGCAAGAAAGTAGAAAAAAGATATTGGGGATCTAAAAATGGAAGCTTAATCGCTCTCTTTCTCTGCATGGAATTATGCTGAGCTTTCTATCATATTTTTAAGAGTTAGTTCAAAAGTGCAGACTTTTTGTCACGACTCACTCATATATGGAGACTTTTGTTGTCACGACTCACTCATATGTGGAGACTTTTGTTGTCTCGACTCACTCATATGTGGACAATTTTGTTGTCCCGActcatgtttaaaaaaattattttgacgcTCCACCTTAATGTTTATGagctttcaaatatattttttagtgctGGTTCATATGTGGAGACTTTTGTTATCACGactcacatttaaaaaaattatattgacgCTCCACCTTAATGTGTATGAGGAGAAATAAGATTTGGAGATTTAAAAATGAGAGCATAGTCACTCTCTTTCTCTACATGAAATTATGCTCAGCTTTCAATCATATTTTTTAGAGCTGGCTCATACGTGGAGACTTTTCTAGTGACGCCTCGCAGTTTGTGGAAGACTGGCAGGCGAGGAAAGTCAAAACACCGAATTGCCGAATCTCGATCAGTTTGAGTAacagctatatgcgatagtgaaccgatctgaacaatagaTTCGGAGAGTATTGTTGCCTGGGAAAATGAACTAAGCTATTAAATAAtctaaaaagttttctatgtaAGCACTTTATTTCGATCCTTcaggttgtatggcagctacatgctcaGTTCAATGaaatatctcacatattgaccggtAATACTACTTATATGAAGGCTGGGAAAAACAT
Proteins encoded in this region:
- the LOC120769655 gene encoding SR-related and CTD-associated factor 4-like, with the translated sequence MKQFLNINSSVVNGCSSKGKTIHEQCSPKDKMVEQVKDTLLDQHLGYPVQKVVDLNDPPTTSNNVKRVRATTAIPPSSMAAIQQSMVYANAIPISPPSLTPPNSPFDQRYGDYTMDRRLLYAQPPYVPAYPPNYRPTSQYTIPMMNMLHAQRQVLIPAQPGIAQPGFMLPYTALPTNSTAGQYYHTNVAQPWSNVTTSAPPSPTRAHQPKECAGMPRSKSFPDSTTMNALVTQANKVNKTFYPEVQVVSTTPQYYNEPKNQAKVTENPRPQQAVQPTIFTKPSSPAPTATKPLLPEATPSSGNSTKRKSIEYLAEKLTASEKKIKMMSSAFKLEHILKYRPNMVRHRPKKEESAEQRLARERNTIACRKYRRMRRIAKILEQEMGEAESVNHIMDVL